TATGACAAGGCACCACCGTAGGGCTTCGAGATATAGAGGCTAAATATCACTTCCAGGAAGTGCACCTTTAGGCAAGGGGGTCAGACATTCAGCTGGTGGAGCAGACGATCCTCCAATTTGAGCTTCCaccaaaggaaatgggaaattttAACAAAGGAAACTAAATGACAATAAAAACACAGATCGTGTTAATATGTGGTGTGCAGccagcagggatccttatgtatggtgcATTGGCCCCTGTTTCTTTTGGGGGCTGACACCACTGCCCTAAGGGATTGTTGTGGATTCTCCTGTGACTCAAAGGTGCTCCTTCTGGTTCATTTAAGACCCATacatctagctgtgtgaccctgggcaagtcacttacttcccaTTGCCTAGCNagtggtaagggtgggcaatgggggtcaagtgacttgcccagggtcacacagctgggaagtgtgtgaggccggatttgaacccgggacctcccatctctaggcctggctctccatccaccgagctacccagccgccccagTAAAAAAGACTTTAGTCAGACTCTGCTCGAGCCTACTTCCAAATGCTCTGCCACTTCTCTTAATTCCTTtaatgaagagaagaattttattCGTCCATCTTCCCCATTAAAAACCATTCTTTGTTTCCCTCTTCCAATTCCCCGTCCCTCTTTGCCACAGGAAAAAGGAGTACATGTCCAAGAAAGCCAACGATATCAGCAGAATCATGAACGAGCGGCACCTCTTCCACGGCACCTCCCAAGACGTGGTGGACGGGATCTGCAAGCACAACTTTGACCCGCGCGTGTGTGGCAAACACGCCACCATGTTCGGACAAGGCAGTTACTTCGCGAGGAAGGCGAGCTATTCCCACAGCTTTTCCAAGAGGTCCCCCAAAGGGGTGCATTTTATGTTTCTGGCCAAAGTGCTGACTGGAAGATACACAGTAGGCAACCACAATATGAGAAGACCCCCTCCGGTGAACCCCGACAGCATAACCAGTGACCTGTATGACTCATGCGTGGATAATTACTTCGAGCCTcagatttttgtcatttttaacgATGACCAGAGCTACCCATATTTTGTTATCCAGTATGAAGAA
This region of Gracilinanus agilis isolate LMUSP501 unplaced genomic scaffold, AgileGrace unplaced_scaffold47971, whole genome shotgun sequence genomic DNA includes:
- the LOC123255524 gene encoding protein mono-ADP-ribosyltransferase TIPARP-like, giving the protein MPLSPLPAAEAASSQVLCPSVVTSANFYPETWIAMDPSQDFIQVPVSKEDKSYRTIYNLFHKTVPEIKYRILKILRVQNQFLWEKYKRKKEYMSKKANDISRIMNERHLFHGTSQDVVDGICKHNFDPRVCGKHATMFGQGSYFARKASYSHSFSKRSPKGVHFMFLAKVLTGRYTVGNHNMRRPPPVNPDSITSDLYDSCVDNYFEPQIFVIFNDDQSYPYFVIQYEEVSNTVTI